A genomic window from Gossypium hirsutum isolate 1008001.06 chromosome D10, Gossypium_hirsutum_v2.1, whole genome shotgun sequence includes:
- the LOC121202979 gene encoding protein FAR1-RELATED SEQUENCE 5, which yields MGEHVDDVDGRLEDSTVDESNVHDYDTIQEPYVGMIFESEGAAKTFYDDYARQVGFLTRVLSSHKSECDGLLFSRGLGCRGYRDGQTKVELQKQDKQQESCSAMIHLRRDKSGRWVIKKFARDHNHPLVIQLGESRRTLDEEKDKKIQELTAELRVKKRLSASYREQLLAVVKEVEDHNYNLSMKVQRTLDNLKKLDAEAKEILSGR from the exons A TGGGTGAACATGTGGATGATGTTGATGGTAGACTAGAAGATTCAACTGTGGATGAATCGAATGTGCATGACTACGACACAATTCAGGAACCTTATGTGGGTATGATATTTGAATCAGAAGGGGCTGCCAAAACGTTTTATGATGATTATGCAAGACAAGTAGGATTCTTGACTCGTGTTCTATCTTCACATAAGTCAGAGTGTGATGGGTTACTCTTCTCTCGTGGACTTGGATGTAGAGGTTACCGTGATGGTCAGACCAAAGTTGAACTTCAGAAGCAAGATAAGCAACAAGAAAGCTGCTCAGCAATGATTCATTTAAGGAGGGACAAGAGCGGGAGATGGGTGATCAAGAAATTCGCGAGGGACCATAATCATCCTTTGGTGATTCAGTTAGGAGAAAGCCGCAGAACACTT GATGAGGAGAAGGATAAGAAAATCCAGGAACTAACTGCAGAATTGCGGGTTAAGAAGCGATTAAGTGCATCATATCGCGAGCAGCTACTAGCAGTTGTGAAAGAAGTTGAAGATCACAACTATAACTTATCAATGAAAGTTCAAAGAACTTTGGACAATTTGAAAAAACTTGATGCTGAAGCCAAGGAGATTTTAAGTGGTAGATag